Part of the Halodesulfovibrio aestuarii DSM 17919 = ATCC 29578 genome, CTTTAACCACTTCGGAAATATCAAGGCGGGATTCAATGGCAGCGGTAAGCTGACCCATTGCATCAAAAACAGGGGAAACACTCACAAGCCATAGCGCAGCCGTACCATCAGGGTACATCCCTTCTTCAGTTACGACCACAGGTTCCTGCGAAATAAAGACCTTAGCGACAGGGCAATTACCACCGGGAAATTCACGGGTGCAGACATGTCTACAGGAACGCCCTTCTGCAATAGCAAATGTTTCCATAAATGCATTGTTAGCATGAACAATGGTGAAAGAAGTATCAACAACTGACACATACCCCGGCATACCCTTAAATAACGATTCAAAATAGGAACGACGTTCTGTCGCATTTTGCATTCGCCTGCTAAAGACTTCACCAGAGCGAACAAGCGCCATTGTCAACGCATCAAGCTCAAACTCTTTAGGGATCTCTGTAGGAAGAGGAGCACTTCCAAGCTCTGTGGCGGTATATGTAAGAGCCTCAAGAGGACGACACACCATTCCTCTACATAACTTGTTAAACAAGTAATAAAAGCAAGGAACGGTAATAGCGGCACAACAAGCCATGAGCCATAGAATGTCCATAGGCGTGAGTGGAGAGCTGGCAGCAAGCGTAAGCAGAGCACAAAGCACTACCAGACCGGAACAACTAAAAAATATAGCTGCGGCAACGGCAAACTTTGTTGCTATAGAAAATTTGGCATTACGAAATAATAACAAGAAGTACCCCCCTGTGTGTTCGTTGCGGCACAGTAGCACACAGCGGTTCATGTTCAAAATCATTATTATAGTACTGTAATACCAGTGTATTAAAAAAGCGATCCTATTCTACAAAGAGAACAA contains:
- a CDS encoding PAS domain-containing protein — translated: MLLFRNAKFSIATKFAVAAAIFFSCSGLVVLCALLTLAASSPLTPMDILWLMACCAAITVPCFYYLFNKLCRGMVCRPLEALTYTATELGSAPLPTEIPKEFELDALTMALVRSGEVFSRRMQNATERRSYFESLFKGMPGYVSVVDTSFTIVHANNAFMETFAIAEGRSCRHVCTREFPGGNCPVAKVFISQEPVVVTEEGMYPDGTAALWLVSVSPVFDAMGQLTAAIESRLDISEVVKADVCSLYGT